AAGTCCCCTTATCCAGCACTAGGTGGAAAGAGCCTGGGGAAGCCACTGGCCCTAGGTTCCGGGCATCAGCCTGCAGGAACTTGAGGTTGGAGGCAGGGTGTGCAGCTAGCAGGGGTATTTGGCCTGGAGCACCCTCCAGGAGGCTGTTCATGTGTGCCACAGCCACCGGAGAGAAGTCCACCCCCAGCACGTCCACGGGGTGTGGGCATTTGGTGTAGAGCTCTGCACACAGGCTGGAGATCCCACAACCCACGTCCAGCACCCGGGGCGGGCCGGCAGCCCATGCCTCCTGCAGCAGCGGCAGTAAGAGACCTTTGGCTTCTTCGTATCCAAAAAACCAGTCGAAAGTGGGGACGTTCCCCAGACGGGGCTGGGCGTGGAGCCGGTCCCACAGGCAGCGGTCGGCCAGGCAGCTTTCGGCCAGCGAGCCTGTGGACACGGATGGAGGTCATCTGTCACCCAGTGCCCGAGTTCCGATCTCACCTGTGCTATAAAGGACGGTCAAGGTTTTCAAAAGCGCAATTTCTGGGAAGAGACGTCCGGGTCTCTAGGAACCCACCTTGCCTCCCACCGTTCTATTTGCCCTTCCTACCGGCCAGGGCGCGGCGCATGCCCGCCGCCAAGGCGGCCACGCGGAGGGGTTGGCGCAGTGCGGCCATCGGAGGTCTGGGCAAGGTCGGCGCAGATGCCCTCTGCGAGCCGCCGCGCGTGAGCCACAAGGAGGGGCCTGAAGTCCAAGGGAAGATCCGCAAATTCCGAGACGCAGAAGAACGCGTAAAGTCTCCCCGAATTCTGCAACGTCGTAAAAAAAGAACGTGGACACAGAATCACACGCAAACACCCTTTATTAATTGCAACGGGAAATGCAAGACAGGAGGGTCCGTGACAAGTTCCGAGACCTGAAATCAAAGGAGAAGCCGTAAGCACCCCGGGGAGGTGTGCCCGCTGGAGCCTCGCGTCCGCCCTGCTCTTTGGAGCAGTGTCCCGGCGATTGAGGATAGAACCGGCGGACGGGAAACCGCCGGCACCGAAGACATGACGCCAAGGGGGCCGGAGCCCTCTCCTTCTGCCTCCGTACATAACGGGGAACGGGACCGCACGCCCGATCCCCGCCAAGAAAAGGAGGGTCCCCGAGATTCAGCCCAGCGCCCGCCGTAGCGGAAACCCACACGTACCGGCTCACTAGCAGGGGAAAGGGCTGGTAGGGAGCGCGGAGCTCCTTTATATAGTCTCTGTGGACACGCCCCCAGAGCTGCGATTGGTCCACGGCGGGCCGGGGCGAGGCCGCGAGGAGCCTGGAGGCGAACGGAAACGTGGACCTGGCGTGGGGGTCACGACTCAACAATGGGGGCTCCTGGCGGGAAGGTCAACCGGCCTCGCACGGTGACTGCGTGGGGGGGAGCCCCCCGACTCTTGTTTCCCCCAAAACGTCCCCGGCCTTGACTGCTTCCCCTCCTGCAAGCCGCCGGGCTGCTTGCGGTGCTGGGCCCGGGGCCCTCTTCCCTCGTGCCGAATGGGAGGGCCGGGGTTTCGGGGTCGCCGGCGGCGGCCTCCGTCTGACCCGCCGCTTCCTTCCCTGCAGGAGCTGAAGAAGAAGCTGTTCAAGCGACGGCGGGTTTTGAACCGGGAGCGCCGACAGAGGCGTCGGGTGGTCGGAGCTGTGATAGACCAAGGGCTGATCACGCGGCACCACCTCAAGAAGCGGGCGTGAGTGCCAGGCCCTCTGCCCCGGGTCCTTCCCTCCGAGCCTCCTTCCCTCCACGCCCTGCTCTGCAGCAGCCAGGTTGCTTATGCGGGGAACCTTGTGTCGGTTGAGTTAGTGCCTGGATACTGGGAGCTCACAGTCTCTGTGTGGGTCCTCCACCCCCCTGAGAATCTAAGGAAAACTGTCCGCTCTCCCCGCCCTCCAATATCATCCTGCATTCGCGTAGTTTCATAAATAGacatttactaattaaaaaaaaattttttaaacgtAACGACATACaaatacgaacattcttaccatatgatcgttccattcttggAATATAATTGATAACTTGTGTTACATAagtatatattcatcaccatgatcatttcttaaaacatttgcctcatttcaggaaaagaaataaaaagaaaaaagaaaaaaaatacataccataccccttacttacctctccctctcattgactgctagtatttccatctacccaatataatAAATAGACGTAttaatttaggtttttaaaaagtagactGATTTATACCTCCGAACAGTGCACACATACACGTGTGTacagctcaatgaattttcacaGATACACGTTGGAATTTCGGAGGCTTGAGAAAGAGTTCCCCCTTcccattaattaatttttacatcctttcatGGGCTTCTTCATTATAAAAGTTACCGAATTTCTACTACATACTAAACTTTAGAACACTCTTTTCACGCCTTCTCTTAATCCTGAGGTAGCACGTTGAGAGTTTAAATCTCAGTGTAAAAAAGGCTTATTAACTCATGATCTTAGAGCCCAGATTACCAAAGTTCTGTGGAGTGAAATCCAAAGACCTTTCCAATCGCCAGAACCGCTTGGATGGCCTAGGTCGGTTCAGGTTAACTCATATGCTTTTGCTCCTCCCTC
This region of Tamandua tetradactyla isolate mTamTet1 chromosome 9, mTamTet1.pri, whole genome shotgun sequence genomic DNA includes:
- the CSKMT gene encoding citrate synthase-lysine N-methyltransferase CSKMT, mitochondrial, which gives rise to MAALRQPLRVAALAAGMRRALAGSLAESCLADRCLWDRLHAQPRLGNVPTFDWFFGYEEAKGLLLPLLQEAWAAGPPRVLDVGCGISSLCAELYTKCPHPVDVLGVDFSPVAVAHMNSLLEGAPGQIPLLAAHPASNLKFLQADARNLGPVASPGSFHLVLDKGTWDAVVKGGLPGAYQLLSECLRVLSPRGTLIQFSDEDPDVRLPCLEQGSQGLPVTVQELGPFRGLTYFAYLVGGSH